From the Bacillota bacterium genome, the window TATGCGCCTCTTTCGCGACGGAGCTGTTGAGATCTTGGTGGCTACCGATGTGGCCGCTCGTGGCTTGGATGTGAGCGGAGTAACCCATGTCTTTAACTTCGATATCCCTCAGGATCCAGAGAGCTATGTGCATCGCATCGGCCGTACCGGCCGAGCCGGGAAAGCCGGTGAAGCCATTACCTTTATGACACCACGAGAAATGAACCAGCTACGAACCATCGAGCACCTTATCAAGCGCAAGATTGTTCGGCGCCCGGTACCGACCTTAACCCAAGCCATTGAAGGCCAGCAACGGCTCACCGTGGAAAGGCTACTGCAAACGATAGAGTCAAATGGCATCGAAAGCTATAAATCCCTGGCCGAGACCTTGCTGGATGAAACCGATTCCGTCCTGCTATTGGCCGCCGCTCTAAAATTGCTGACGAAAGAGCCCGATACTACCCCCATAGCACTTACAGCCGAAGAACCCCTAAGAAGAAGCACCTACCCCAGAAGTAGGAGTAGACGTGCCCGAGGCAAAACAGCCAAACGGAAACGCAACTATAAGAACAGTTGGCGGTGAGGATAAATAAAGGGCAGCAGCCACCTGGTTAACATTGCCAGGTGGCTGCTGCTTTGAAGGAGATATGCTAATAGATGTCGAATGGTGTTCTTTGCTTGATTAGCTTGCCGAAACAGCCATGGACAGGTGCTGCAGTCGGTCAGAAACTCTCAGGGCGGTGATTAGCCAGATGGTAGCTGCTAACGATTCGGTTCCCACAGTGACCCCAGCGGG encodes:
- a CDS encoding DEAD/DEAH box helicase, whose product is KQVRTLPVYGGQDINRQIRALAKGQHIVVGTAGRLLDHLRRRTLRLNQIRTVVLDEADEMLNMGFIDDIKAILKEIPPQHQTMLFSATMPQAIKDLAEQFMQQPEIITIKSKGLTVPSIEQYYYEVREGQKFDVLCRLLDVNNPDSAIVFGRTKRRVSELAEALSKRGYSADGIHGDLTQPQRDTVMRLFRDGAVEILVATDVAARGLDVSGVTHVFNFDIPQDPESYVHRIGRTGRAGKAGEAITFMTPREMNQLRTIEHLIKRKIVRRPVPTLTQAIEGQQRLTVERLLQTIESNGIESYKSLAETLLDETDSVLLLAAALKLLTKEPDTTPIALTAEEPLRRSTYPRSRSRRARGKTAKRKRNYKNSWR